One part of the Pseudemcibacter aquimaris genome encodes these proteins:
- a CDS encoding TIGR00730 family Rossman fold protein produces the protein MTKIKSICVYCGSRPGNKNSFTDLAKNTGKILAENNIKLVYGGGNVGLMGVIATSVMDHGGNVHGIIPGHLDKTEKSHDDISKLTIVDNMHQRKRMMFDHSDAFLVLPGSIGTLDETIEAITWAQLKLHDKPIVLLNHEGYWDPFMDLLNNIIKNEFTAPETMNLFHVVDTPEEVLPLLETLPDPVIDPKNTLI, from the coding sequence ATGACAAAAATAAAATCAATCTGTGTTTACTGTGGTTCGCGCCCGGGAAACAAAAACTCCTTCACTGATCTTGCAAAAAATACTGGCAAGATTTTAGCAGAAAACAACATAAAACTTGTATATGGCGGCGGTAACGTTGGCCTTATGGGCGTTATCGCCACCAGCGTTATGGATCATGGCGGCAATGTTCATGGGATTATTCCCGGCCATCTGGATAAAACGGAAAAATCCCATGATGATATTTCAAAATTGACCATTGTCGATAACATGCATCAACGAAAACGCATGATGTTTGATCATTCGGATGCTTTTCTGGTTTTACCGGGCAGCATCGGGACACTTGATGAAACCATTGAAGCCATTACATGGGCCCAGTTAAAATTGCATGATAAACCTATTGTCTTACTTAATCATGAAGGGTATTGGGATCCATTTATGGATTTGCTGAATAATATCATCAAAAATGAATTTACGGCCCCGGAAACCATGAATTTATTTCATGTGGTAGATACGCCGGAAGAGGTATTACCATTACTTGAAACCCTACCGGACCCTGTAATTGACCCGAAAAACACATTAATTTAG
- a CDS encoding cyclic nucleotide-gated ion channel, with protein MKEERSLRRKIFNIIEIGASGHAAGRFFDVFMILLILLNICAVALETVEPLRHKYGSEFLYFEIFSLVIFIIEYFTRIWTCVEYRPKPEMAGKGNFRTRFIFSPLMVIDFIAIAPTILFSFIGIDLRFLRVFRFLRLFKLMRYSPALASLGSVFIAERRALIATLIIMLGLALFASSIMYYLERGAQPEAFGNIPSSMWWAFATLTTIGYGDVVPITTWGKVFGGGIMILGVGVYALPIGIIASGFANEIHRRDFVVRWGLVANVPLFHGLDANLINRIAKRLRSQIVESGKLIAYEGEKADKLFLIVSGSVRCRNEEGENHLHKGAFFGARSLLERTTYHANYVVTSRAQLLVLDAADFHHLLDQYPALKERLEKSSNKDLNKDFGQANIDDL; from the coding sequence ATGAAGGAAGAACGTAGCTTAAGACGAAAAATATTTAACATCATTGAAATCGGTGCCAGCGGCCATGCTGCGGGGCGTTTCTTTGATGTATTTATGATTTTGCTTATTCTTTTGAATATATGTGCTGTCGCCCTTGAAACTGTTGAGCCGCTCCGTCATAAATACGGATCAGAGTTTCTATATTTTGAAATTTTTTCATTGGTGATATTTATCATCGAATATTTCACGCGTATCTGGACCTGCGTTGAATACCGGCCAAAACCGGAAATGGCGGGCAAGGGAAACTTCAGAACCCGTTTCATCTTTTCACCCTTAATGGTGATTGATTTTATTGCCATTGCCCCGACCATTCTATTCTCATTCATTGGAATTGATTTGCGTTTCTTGCGGGTGTTCCGTTTCTTACGTCTGTTTAAATTGATGAGATATTCACCAGCGCTGGCATCATTAGGCAGTGTATTTATCGCTGAAAGACGCGCGCTAATTGCGACGTTGATTATTATGCTAGGCCTCGCGTTATTTGCATCGAGTATAATGTATTATCTTGAACGTGGCGCGCAGCCGGAAGCATTCGGAAATATTCCGTCATCCATGTGGTGGGCGTTTGCGACACTTACGACCATTGGATATGGTGATGTAGTGCCGATTACAACATGGGGAAAGGTTTTTGGTGGCGGGATCATGATCCTTGGTGTTGGTGTTTATGCCTTACCAATCGGCATTATCGCGTCTGGATTTGCCAATGAAATTCATCGCCGTGATTTTGTGGTTCGCTGGGGGCTTGTTGCCAATGTGCCGTTATTTCATGGCCTTGATGCAAATCTTATAAACAGGATCGCCAAACGGTTAAGATCACAGATCGTTGAAAGCGGTAAATTAATCGCTTATGAGGGGGAAAAGGCAGATAAGCTTTTTCTGATTGTTTCCGGTTCTGTTAGATGCAGAAACGAAGAAGGCGAAAATCATCTGCATAAAGGGGCATTCTTTGGTGCAAGGTCACTGCTTGAACGAACGACATATCATGCAAATTATGTTGTGACTTCCAGGGCGCAATTACTGGTGCTTGATGCTGCGGATTTCCATCATCTGCTTGATCAATATCCGGCGCTTAAAGAAAGATTGGAAAAATCATCAAATAAGGACCTGAATAAGGATTTTGGGCAGGCTAATATAGACGATTTATAA
- a CDS encoding NADP-dependent isocitrate dehydrogenase, translating into MAKIKVDNPVVELDGDEMTRIIWAWIKERLIHPYLDVDLHYYDLGIEKRDETDDQITIDAANAIRDIGVGVKCATITPDEQRVEEFGLKKMWRSPNGTIRNILGGTVFRSPIICSNVPRLVPGWTDPIVIGRHAFGDQYRATDFRVPGAGKLTVKFEPADGGEAIEHEVYQFEKSGVAMAMYNLDDSIRDFARASMNYGLDVGWPVYLSTKNTIMKAYDGRFKDLFEEVYESEFADKFKAAGLHYEHRLIDDMVACAMKWNGKFVWACKNYDGDVQSDTVAQGFGSLGLMSSRLMTPDGKVVESEAAHGTVTRHYRLHQAGEETSTNPIASIYAWTGGLRHRANLDGNDKLRQFADALDAVCVKTVEQGDMTKDLALLVGPEQNWLTSKQFFDKIDENLQKEMG; encoded by the coding sequence ATGGCCAAGATTAAAGTAGATAATCCCGTCGTTGAACTTGACGGTGACGAAATGACACGCATCATCTGGGCTTGGATTAAGGAACGTCTTATCCACCCATACCTTGATGTTGATCTTCATTACTATGACCTAGGAATCGAAAAACGCGACGAAACTGATGACCAAATCACTATTGATGCTGCAAATGCAATTCGTGACATTGGCGTTGGCGTAAAATGTGCGACAATCACACCTGATGAGCAACGCGTTGAAGAATTTGGCCTTAAGAAAATGTGGCGTTCACCAAATGGTACAATCCGTAACATTCTTGGTGGTACAGTATTCCGTAGCCCGATTATCTGTTCAAACGTTCCGCGTCTGGTTCCTGGCTGGACTGACCCGATTGTTATCGGTCGTCACGCATTTGGTGACCAATACCGCGCAACAGATTTCCGCGTACCAGGCGCTGGTAAACTTACAGTTAAGTTTGAACCAGCAGACGGCGGCGAAGCCATCGAACACGAAGTATACCAGTTTGAAAAATCCGGTGTTGCAATGGCGATGTATAACCTTGACGACAGTATCCGTGATTTTGCCCGTGCAAGCATGAACTACGGCCTTGATGTTGGATGGCCTGTGTATCTTTCAACAAAGAACACAATCATGAAAGCATATGATGGTCGCTTTAAAGATCTATTTGAAGAAGTTTACGAAAGTGAATTTGCTGACAAGTTTAAAGCAGCTGGCCTTCATTATGAACACCGTCTAATCGATGACATGGTTGCATGTGCGATGAAATGGAACGGTAAGTTCGTTTGGGCTTGTAAAAACTATGACGGCGACGTTCAATCAGATACAGTTGCACAGGGCTTTGGTTCACTTGGCCTAATGTCATCACGTCTAATGACACCAGATGGGAAAGTGGTTGAATCAGAAGCAGCACACGGTACAGTGACACGTCACTACCGTCTGCATCAAGCTGGTGAAGAAACATCAACAAACCCAATCGCTTCTATCTATGCATGGACAGGTGGTCTACGTCACCGTGCGAACCTTGATGGCAACGACAAGCTACGTCAATTTGCTGATGCACTTGACGCAGTATGTGTGAAAACAGTTGAACAAGGCGACATGACAAAAGACTTAGCCCTACTTGTTGGACCAGAGCAAAACTGGCTTACATCCAAGCAGTTCTTCGACAAAATCGATGAAAACCTGCAAAAAGAAATGGGTTAA
- a CDS encoding phosphatidylserine decarboxylase — METILSVFVPIHREGHKFIGVFAIATALLFLMQVPSFFVMVGIILTAWCAYFFRDPDRVTPQKEGLVIAPADGVVQSVKESVPPAELDMGSDTCTRVTIFMNVFDVHVNRVPVDGKIVRQAYTPGKYLNASLEKACEDNERHAILMETASGKNIAFVQIAGLVARRILCWAEDGKEMNAGERFGLIRFGSRVDVYLPKGVNSLVAVGQRAIAGETVIANEKGREKQRDGAIR; from the coding sequence ATGGAAACTATTCTTTCCGTATTCGTACCAATTCACCGCGAAGGCCATAAATTTATCGGCGTTTTTGCAATTGCTACTGCACTGTTATTTTTAATGCAGGTGCCGTCTTTCTTTGTCATGGTTGGTATTATTCTAACTGCTTGGTGTGCTTATTTTTTCCGTGACCCGGACCGTGTAACACCACAAAAAGAAGGATTGGTCATTGCCCCTGCTGATGGTGTTGTGCAATCGGTTAAAGAATCTGTGCCACCAGCTGAACTGGATATGGGTAGTGATACATGCACTCGTGTCACCATTTTTATGAATGTATTTGATGTTCATGTGAACCGTGTGCCGGTAGACGGTAAAATTGTTCGTCAGGCTTATACACCGGGTAAATACCTAAACGCATCACTTGAAAAAGCATGCGAAGACAATGAGCGTCACGCCATTCTTATGGAAACTGCTAGCGGTAAGAACATTGCGTTTGTTCAAATCGCTGGACTTGTTGCACGTAGAATTCTTTGCTGGGCGGAAGACGGTAAAGAAATGAACGCGGGTGAGCGTTTTGGCCTTATCCGTTTCGGTAGCCGTGTTGATGTATATCTTCCGAAAGGGGTAAATTCATTGGTGGCTGTTGGACAGCGCGCCATTGCCGGTGAAACTGTAATTGCCAATGAAAAAGGCCGTGAAAAACAACGTGACGGGGCCATCAGGTAA
- a CDS encoding ABCB family ABC transporter ATP-binding protein/permease has product MASDQSTGNEKSIEDNENEGNHLATVRELWRYLWPKGRTDLKVRVVLAMSFLVAAKILGVYVPFILADAVDILAGDKEITTEIIIGAIPVGLIVGYGLARVLSQAFGEIRDAIFVKVGQHALRNIALNTFRHLHLLSLRFHLERRTGGLSRVIERATRGIDFLLRFMLFNILPTILEIGIISSIFWVKFGFLYALITFVCLSSYIYFTIAVTEWRLKFRREMNKQDTKANGRAIDSLINFETVKYFTSEHHEAERYDKSLKNYQQAAIKSQISLTLLNVGQGFIISGGLVAVLLMGAQGVAEGRFTIGEFVLINSLLIQIYIPLNFLGFVYREIKQSLVDMEKMFMLIAKHPEIQDKADAEPIDINKGTIEFNDVNFHYSEDRPILKGVSFKVEGGTTTAIVGSSGAGKSTISRILFRFYDIASGSVTVDGQDVRDVQQLSLRNEIGVVPQDTVLFNDSIKYNIAYGRHNATDEEVVEAAKLAKIHDFIMTLPDGYETEVGERGLKLSGGEKQRVAIARTILKNPSILLLDEATSALDSHTERDIQQSLEQISEQRTAIVIAHRLSTIINVNEILVLDGGQIVERGKHTELLDKNGKYAQMWQKQQQLDEAQQRLIELKKNDEKLA; this is encoded by the coding sequence ATGGCATCCGATCAATCCACGGGTAATGAAAAATCGATAGAAGACAATGAAAACGAAGGTAATCATTTAGCGACAGTACGTGAGTTATGGCGATATCTATGGCCAAAGGGCAGGACTGATTTGAAAGTCAGAGTTGTTCTTGCCATGTCGTTTCTTGTCGCGGCAAAAATACTGGGTGTTTATGTGCCCTTTATTCTTGCGGATGCGGTGGATATTCTTGCGGGTGATAAAGAAATTACGACTGAAATAATTATTGGCGCAATTCCGGTTGGGCTTATTGTTGGGTATGGTCTGGCGCGGGTCTTATCACAAGCCTTTGGTGAAATACGAGATGCTATATTCGTTAAGGTTGGACAGCATGCTTTAAGAAATATTGCGTTAAACACGTTTAGACATCTTCATCTATTATCTTTGCGGTTTCATTTGGAACGTAGGACAGGTGGATTAAGCCGTGTGATTGAACGGGCAACGAGAGGGATTGATTTTCTGCTTCGTTTTATGCTTTTCAATATTTTACCGACTATTCTTGAAATTGGCATTATTTCGAGCATCTTTTGGGTAAAGTTTGGTTTCCTTTATGCGCTGATCACGTTTGTATGTTTAAGCAGTTATATTTATTTCACGATCGCAGTGACAGAATGGCGGCTTAAGTTTCGCCGCGAAATGAACAAGCAGGATACCAAGGCCAATGGTCGCGCCATCGACAGCTTGATTAATTTTGAAACGGTTAAATATTTCACAAGCGAACATCACGAAGCAGAACGATACGACAAATCACTTAAAAATTATCAGCAGGCCGCGATCAAAAGCCAAATATCGCTAACGCTGCTTAATGTGGGGCAGGGATTTATTATTTCCGGTGGTTTGGTTGCTGTGCTTCTTATGGGGGCGCAGGGCGTTGCAGAGGGGCGCTTTACAATCGGTGAATTTGTCTTGATCAATTCACTGTTAATTCAAATATATATCCCGCTTAATTTTCTGGGGTTTGTGTACCGTGAAATTAAACAATCCCTCGTTGATATGGAAAAAATGTTCATGCTGATCGCGAAACATCCTGAAATTCAGGATAAAGCGGATGCAGAACCGATTGATATCAATAAAGGTACCATTGAATTTAATGACGTGAATTTTCACTATTCAGAAGATAGACCAATTTTAAAGGGCGTATCATTTAAGGTTGAAGGTGGCACCACAACAGCCATCGTCGGATCAAGTGGGGCCGGTAAATCAACCATTTCAAGGATATTATTCAGGTTTTATGATATTGCGTCGGGTTCGGTGACTGTGGATGGTCAAGATGTGCGTGATGTACAGCAATTAAGTCTGCGTAATGAAATCGGTGTCGTGCCGCAAGATACGGTTCTTTTTAACGATAGCATTAAATATAATATCGCATACGGCCGTCATAACGCCACTGATGAAGAAGTGGTCGAGGCAGCAAAGCTTGCGAAAATTCATGATTTTATCATGACATTACCTGATGGTTATGAAACTGAAGTAGGGGAGCGCGGCTTAAAACTTTCCGGTGGTGAAAAGCAACGGGTTGCCATCGCGAGAACCATTTTGAAAAATCCATCAATTCTATTGCTCGATGAGGCAACATCAGCACTAGATAGTCATACGGAACGTGACATTCAACAATCGTTGGAACAGATTTCTGAACAAAGAACGGCAATTGTGATTGCCCATAGGTTATCAACCATTATCAATGTGAATGAAATTTTGGTGCTGGATGGTGGACAGATCGTTGAACGCGGAAAACATACTGAATTGCTTGATAAAAACGGAAAATACGCACAAATGTGGCAGAAACAACAGCAATTGGATGAAGCACAACAAAGGCTTATTGAACTTAAAAAAAATGATGAAAAGCTTGCATAA
- a CDS encoding efflux RND transporter permease subunit — MNAIINAAIDHFRVVLLCLTLIFVGGTFSYITTPKEAEPDITIPTIYVSLVHDGISPEDSARLLVKPLETTLRTIEGIKMIRGIGREGGASVVVEFNAGIDVDLALIDVREEVDKARSELPAETKEPTVQEINISEFPILNVVLYGSAPDRVMYTIARRLRDDLESVPSILKAEISGAREDLLEIIIDPLKLEMYDLSYSELYTILNNNNRLIAAGSLDNGNGRFSVKIPGIFETAQDVYDIPLKASGNSLVTVGDVATIRRSYKDPTSYARFNDQPAVSLGVSKRTGENVILTDAIIREIVKRSAEYWPEGIQYDFVGEKAEEVKQSVSSLQNSIISAILLVSIAMIVALGERTAFLVAISIPGSFLLAIFLMNGVGMSINQVVMFGLILSVGLLVDGAIVVTEYADRKMQEGLHKKEAYKMAAQRMAWPILASTATTLAAFLPLLFWPGLPGEFMGYLPLTLIFTLSSSFLMALIFMPTLGSIIGKKADDAGENVSHMAAGDFHVEDLKGFTGWYVRLVDKIIRHPFRFAGGIVAAIFAVFIAFGMSGTPVQFFPEMEPESIQIHVHARGNLSLDERDVFVRQVAEIIKKDENIENFQSTTSAVVDSSSDKTEDVVGTLFLNFIDWDKRTKPVNTIIADLRAQTDLIPGVVVEYVMPASGPTQGKDIQLEITSENMDVLLPVVEKIYDHMENDVEGLTDLDNTLPMPGIQWELEVDRAMAGIFGTDITNVGSVIQLVTNGIKVGEYRPDDADDEVDIRVRFPEEYRNITQLDEVRIQTRDGQVPIGNFVERVAKQKISTIERIDTKTAYKIRANVEDITQRTSISTAIGEWVEQQNFDSRVEVKFAGTDEEQQQSQEFLAKAFLMALFLMALILVTQFNSFYHSGLILLAVLLSTAGVLLGIMITGRTFQTIMTGVGIISLAGIVVNNNIVLIDTYARLKESGMDAYKAIVQTVAQRLRPVMLTTITTVVGLLPMVFMVNIDFAGRKVEIGAPYGSFWVDLAIALSFGLLFATVLTLLLTPCMLAARVKLSKKYRESHLKPIAPASQQQAAE; from the coding sequence ATGAACGCAATAATCAATGCAGCAATAGATCATTTCCGCGTCGTACTGCTTTGTCTTACGCTGATCTTCGTAGGTGGTACATTTTCATATATCACGACACCGAAAGAAGCTGAGCCGGATATTACAATCCCGACTATTTACGTAAGTCTGGTTCACGATGGTATCTCACCGGAAGATTCAGCACGTCTGCTGGTGAAACCACTTGAAACAACACTACGTACAATCGAAGGTATCAAAATGATCCGTGGTATTGGCCGTGAAGGTGGTGCGAGCGTCGTGGTTGAATTTAATGCGGGTATTGATGTTGATTTAGCGCTAATTGATGTGCGTGAAGAAGTCGATAAAGCACGTTCTGAACTGCCTGCCGAAACCAAAGAACCAACAGTACAAGAAATTAACATCAGTGAATTTCCGATCCTAAACGTGGTACTTTATGGTTCCGCACCTGACCGTGTGATGTATACAATCGCAAGACGCCTTCGTGACGATCTTGAAAGTGTCCCTTCTATTCTGAAAGCAGAAATTTCAGGTGCACGTGAAGACTTGCTTGAAATTATTATCGATCCGCTAAAGCTAGAAATGTATGATCTTTCATATTCCGAGCTTTATACCATCCTGAACAACAACAACCGACTGATTGCAGCGGGTTCACTGGATAATGGTAACGGTCGTTTTTCCGTTAAAATTCCGGGAATTTTTGAAACAGCACAGGATGTATATGACATCCCATTAAAAGCGTCCGGCAACAGCCTTGTGACCGTTGGGGACGTTGCAACGATCCGCCGTTCATATAAAGACCCAACAAGTTACGCCCGCTTTAATGATCAACCTGCGGTGTCACTTGGGGTAAGTAAAAGAACGGGTGAAAATGTTATTCTTACCGATGCGATCATTCGTGAGATCGTGAAAAGATCAGCCGAATACTGGCCAGAAGGCATTCAATATGATTTTGTCGGTGAAAAAGCTGAAGAAGTAAAACAAAGCGTATCAAGCTTACAGAACAGTATTATTTCCGCGATCTTACTTGTGTCGATTGCAATGATTGTTGCCCTTGGTGAGCGTACGGCATTCCTTGTTGCGATCTCCATTCCAGGTTCATTCCTACTTGCGATATTCCTGATGAATGGTGTTGGCATGAGCATTAACCAAGTTGTGATGTTCGGTTTGATCCTTTCTGTGGGTCTGCTGGTTGATGGCGCAATTGTGGTAACGGAATATGCTGACCGTAAAATGCAGGAAGGCCTTCATAAGAAAGAAGCCTATAAAATGGCGGCGCAACGTATGGCATGGCCAATTCTTGCTTCCACTGCAACAACACTTGCTGCGTTCTTACCACTATTATTCTGGCCTGGATTGCCGGGTGAATTTATGGGTTATTTGCCACTGACGTTGATCTTTACACTATCATCCTCGTTCCTGATGGCGCTGATTTTTATGCCGACACTTGGCAGTATCATCGGTAAAAAAGCGGATGATGCAGGTGAAAATGTTTCTCATATGGCCGCCGGTGATTTCCACGTAGAAGACCTTAAAGGTTTCACAGGTTGGTACGTAAGACTTGTTGACAAAATCATTCGTCACCCGTTCCGCTTTGCTGGTGGTATTGTTGCCGCAATCTTTGCAGTGTTCATTGCATTCGGTATGTCTGGAACACCCGTTCAATTCTTCCCTGAAATGGAACCGGAAAGCATTCAGATCCATGTGCACGCACGAGGTAACCTGTCTCTTGATGAACGCGATGTGTTTGTACGTCAGGTTGCAGAAATCATCAAAAAGGACGAGAATATTGAAAACTTCCAATCAACAACTTCTGCTGTTGTTGACAGTTCTTCTGATAAAACAGAAGACGTGGTTGGTACATTATTCCTAAACTTCATTGATTGGGACAAGCGCACTAAACCGGTTAATACAATTATTGCCGACCTACGCGCACAAACTGACCTGATCCCGGGTGTGGTTGTTGAATATGTTATGCCAGCATCAGGCCCAACACAGGGTAAAGACATCCAACTTGAAATTACATCCGAAAACATGGATGTTCTGCTTCCTGTTGTTGAAAAAATCTATGATCACATGGAAAATGATGTTGAGGGCTTAACAGATCTTGATAACACACTTCCAATGCCTGGAATTCAATGGGAACTTGAAGTTGACCGTGCTATGGCCGGTATTTTTGGAACAGACATCACCAATGTCGGCAGCGTTATTCAACTTGTAACCAATGGTATCAAGGTAGGTGAATATCGCCCTGATGATGCCGACGATGAAGTTGATATTCGTGTACGCTTCCCGGAAGAATACCGCAATATCACACAACTTGATGAAGTCCGTATTCAAACACGTGACGGTCAAGTTCCAATTGGAAACTTCGTTGAACGTGTTGCAAAACAGAAAATCAGCACCATCGAACGAATTGATACAAAAACGGCTTATAAAATCCGTGCAAACGTTGAAGATATTACCCAACGTACAAGTATCTCTACGGCGATTGGTGAATGGGTTGAACAACAAAACTTCGACAGCCGCGTAGAAGTTAAATTCGCAGGTACCGATGAAGAGCAACAACAATCACAGGAATTCCTTGCAAAGGCATTCTTAATGGCATTGTTCCTGATGGCGCTTATTCTGGTAACACAATTTAATAGCTTCTATCATTCAGGACTAATTCTGCTTGCGGTTCTGCTCTCAACAGCGGGTGTGCTACTTGGTATTATGATTACTGGCCGCACGTTCCAGACTATTATGACTGGTGTTGGAATTATCTCGCTAGCGGGTATTGTGGTGAACAACAACATCGTGCTGATTGACACATACGCCCGCCTTAAAGAATCCGGCATGGATGCTTACAAAGCGATCGTACAAACAGTAGCACAACGTCTACGTCCGGTGATGCTGACAACAATCACAACGGTGGTTGGACTATTACCGATGGTGTTTATGGTCAATATCGACTTTGCTGGCCGTAAGGTTGAAATTGGCGCGCCATACGGTTCATTCTGGGTCGATCTGGCGATTGCCCTATCATTCGGGTTATTGTTTGCGACAGTGCTTACACTGCTACTAACACCATGTATGTTGGCAGCACGTGTAAAGCTATCCAAGAAATACCGTGAATCACACCTAAAACCGATTGCACCTGCTTCACAACAGCAGGCTGCAGAATAA
- the pssA gene encoding CDP-diacylglycerol--serine O-phosphatidyltransferase, whose amino-acid sequence MTDKKSRFHIPVRSLAPNAITVLALCAGMFGVRFAYLNQWEEAVTSILIAGVFDGLDGSVARLLKGTSRFGAELDSLSDVISFGVAPALIMYMWVLSDVRGVGWLMSLMFAVCMALRLARFNTVMKDDELGAEVKAGYYTGIPAPASAALALWPMILSFEFGFKFLENPKLCSAYMAVVCLLTVSRIPTFSLKSLKIHKEHVLFVLIGIGILASLLITDLWMTMSAVGMLYVISIPTVALIAVRKKK is encoded by the coding sequence ATGACAGATAAAAAATCACGTTTTCATATTCCTGTTCGTTCACTTGCGCCAAATGCGATCACTGTTCTTGCATTATGTGCGGGCATGTTTGGTGTTCGTTTCGCCTATCTTAATCAGTGGGAAGAGGCGGTAACATCCATTCTTATTGCTGGTGTATTTGATGGCCTTGATGGCAGTGTTGCACGGCTTTTAAAAGGAACCAGTAGGTTTGGTGCCGAACTGGATAGTCTTTCTGATGTCATCAGTTTCGGCGTTGCGCCGGCTCTTATAATGTATATGTGGGTATTAAGTGACGTGCGTGGTGTGGGGTGGCTTATGTCATTAATGTTTGCTGTTTGTATGGCTCTAAGGCTCGCTCGCTTTAACACAGTTATGAAAGATGATGAATTAGGCGCAGAAGTAAAAGCGGGCTATTACACAGGCATTCCTGCGCCAGCATCGGCGGCACTTGCCTTATGGCCGATGATCCTGTCATTTGAGTTTGGTTTTAAATTTTTAGAAAACCCAAAACTTTGTTCAGCATATATGGCGGTGGTTTGTTTATTGACTGTAAGCCGTATTCCGACTTTTTCACTGAAAAGCCTTAAAATCCATAAAGAGCATGTTTTATTTGTTCTTATCGGGATTGGGATTTTGGCGTCATTGTTGATAACTGACTTGTGGATGACAATGTCAGCTGTCGGGATGCTCTATGTTATTTCGATCCCGACAGTTGCATTAATTGCTGTAAGAAAAAAGAAGTAA
- a CDS encoding LysM peptidoglycan-binding domain-containing protein, whose protein sequence is MSDYLNHQRNKQGSGIKFSLSILAVVAVCAVIWVIFFADDGTDEDFAAVEEPAQTEEASTVADPGAPVTSAIVPSFDVVRISRNGTGVIAGRAAPNSDVTIYARDKQIGTAIADRNGEWVLLFDDPLPSGPTELSIIARTGGDFEIASSDIVIVAVPDRNEERFTNDETDGVVAILTPRTGNGPSRVLQKPQNVNMLSAAKGLSLDALDYTENGKTVINGSAVAGASVRIYLDNQYMGEVQSDEEGSWRFELTDTLTFEEHVIRLDQILDDGNVEVRISQPFNPLSELDRERATGDVIVKPGNSLWHIARKLYGSGYHYTVIFGANRDLIVDPDLIFPGQELTLPLDQLEMD, encoded by the coding sequence TTGAGCGATTATTTAAATCACCAACGTAATAAACAAGGTTCTGGTATTAAGTTCAGCTTATCCATACTAGCTGTAGTCGCGGTATGTGCTGTAATTTGGGTTATATTTTTTGCTGATGATGGCACAGACGAGGATTTCGCAGCCGTTGAGGAGCCAGCGCAGACAGAAGAAGCAAGTACTGTCGCTGATCCGGGTGCGCCGGTCACAAGCGCAATTGTTCCAAGTTTCGATGTGGTTCGCATTAGCCGCAATGGCACAGGTGTTATTGCCGGACGTGCGGCACCAAATAGTGATGTGACAATCTACGCTCGTGATAAACAAATCGGCACGGCGATCGCCGACCGTAATGGTGAATGGGTGTTACTCTTTGATGATCCGCTTCCAAGTGGCCCTACAGAATTAAGTATTATTGCAAGAACTGGTGGTGATTTTGAAATTGCGTCTAGCGATATTGTTATTGTTGCGGTTCCTGACCGTAATGAAGAACGCTTTACCAATGATGAAACGGACGGTGTTGTAGCAATCCTGACACCAAGAACTGGTAACGGGCCAAGCAGAGTTTTACAAAAACCACAAAACGTGAATATGCTATCCGCAGCGAAGGGGTTATCACTTGATGCCCTTGATTATACGGAAAACGGTAAAACCGTTATCAACGGTAGCGCGGTTGCTGGTGCAAGTGTTCGTATTTATCTTGATAATCAATATATGGGCGAAGTTCAGTCAGATGAAGAGGGAAGCTGGAGGTTCGAGCTTACTGATACCCTAACATTTGAAGAGCATGTCATTAGATTGGATCAAATTCTTGATGATGGAAATGTTGAGGTACGTATCTCGCAGCCGTTTAACCCTCTTTCTGAGCTGGATAGAGAGCGCGCAACGGGTGATGTGATTGTAAAACCAGGCAACAGCCTATGGCATATCGCAAGAAAGCTTTATGGATCGGGTTATCATTATACGGTGATTTTCGGTGCGAATAGAGATTTGATTGTGGATCCGGATCTTATTTTCCCAGGGCAGGAATTAACACTTCCTCTTGATCAACTGGAAATGGATTAA